In the genome of Chryseobacterium arthrosphaerae, one region contains:
- a CDS encoding HYC_CC_PP family protein: protein MKRVFHILFLLLYIVVSSGFTTSRHVCKENSSEIHVGLKKLSDLDCPKCKANKQKDHNGCCKLEVKKICKEDNLPHSYKTSPVKFLSASIPYYTLGTVFDNSSAFAAEKHAFYFDPSKYHLNYPSLFILHCVYRI from the coding sequence ATGAAAAGGGTTTTCCACATACTGTTTCTCCTCCTCTATATAGTAGTTTCCTCAGGATTTACTACCAGCAGACACGTCTGTAAAGAAAATTCAAGCGAAATACATGTAGGGCTGAAAAAACTTTCTGACCTGGATTGCCCGAAATGCAAAGCCAATAAACAAAAAGACCACAACGGCTGTTGCAAACTGGAGGTCAAAAAGATCTGTAAAGAAGATAACCTTCCCCACTCTTACAAAACCTCACCGGTAAAGTTTTTATCTGCTTCCATTCCGTATTATACCTTAGGAACGGTATTTGACAATTCATCAGCATTTGCTGCTGAAAAACATGCTTTCTATTTTGACCCTTCAAAATACCATCTTAACTACCCTTCCCTTTTTATCCTTCACTGCGTTTATAGAATTTAG
- the ppk1 gene encoding polyphosphate kinase 1, protein MSLHFNPRDITWLAFNERVLQEAMDEKVPLHLRIRFLGIFSNNLDEFFRVRVAGLKRAMDFKEKVIAESFYQPPSKILQRINEVVMRQQQNFDKTWKKIQTEMADHKVFIKNSKNLTAKQKEFVRQYFDEVVESNVIPILLHENTPMPYLRDKSLYLGVAMRKKDWQYSSNYAIIEIPSRFVGRFVLLPTEDPEEKNVMLLEDVITFNLPHIFSYFGYDEFAANAFKVTKDAELDLDNDIRTNFAEKIEKGLKNRRKGKPTRFVFDKDMDKALLELLIRKLNLTKKDSIIPGGKIHNFKHFMDFPDVFETYERPVERTSFTHQAFEHGERVTDVIMKEDVLLTFPYHKYNPVIDLLREAAMDPDVKSIQITAYRLASNSKIINALIYAARNGKEVTVMLELQARFDEESNLEWKDMLEPEGITVLIGIPNKKVHAKLCVIKKRSHNKTIQYGFVSTGNFNEKTARIYGDHLLMTSDRGIMADINKVFNVLKKPKDDFLPVLKTCKNLLVCPQFMRDKIFHHIDKEIEEAKAGRKAEIIVKVNSLSDRLLIERLYDAAKAGVIIRLIVRGIYCAVNQKEFKEKIKAISIVDEYLEHARVMYFYNKGAEDMYISSADWMTRNLDYRIEAAARITDKNLKKELKDILDIQLRDNVKARILDKRLSNEYVRNDKKECRSQIETYKYLKAKTNKK, encoded by the coding sequence ATGTCATTACACTTTAATCCACGAGATATTACATGGCTTGCCTTTAATGAAAGGGTTTTACAGGAAGCCATGGATGAAAAAGTTCCTTTGCATTTAAGAATACGTTTCCTCGGAATCTTTTCCAACAATCTGGATGAATTCTTCAGGGTACGTGTTGCCGGATTAAAGCGCGCCATGGATTTTAAAGAAAAAGTGATTGCCGAGTCTTTTTACCAGCCACCTTCCAAAATTCTTCAGCGGATCAATGAGGTTGTCATGAGGCAACAGCAAAACTTTGACAAAACATGGAAAAAGATCCAGACAGAAATGGCTGACCATAAGGTTTTTATCAAGAATTCGAAAAACCTGACCGCCAAACAGAAAGAATTTGTAAGACAATATTTCGATGAAGTGGTGGAATCTAATGTAATTCCTATTCTTCTTCATGAAAATACGCCGATGCCTTATCTCAGAGATAAGAGCCTTTATCTTGGGGTAGCCATGCGAAAAAAAGACTGGCAATATTCCAGCAATTATGCCATCATTGAAATCCCGTCCCGTTTTGTAGGAAGGTTTGTATTGCTTCCTACGGAAGATCCGGAAGAGAAAAATGTAATGCTGCTGGAAGATGTGATCACTTTTAACCTTCCGCATATTTTCTCATATTTCGGATATGATGAGTTTGCCGCCAATGCCTTTAAAGTAACCAAAGACGCGGAGCTTGATCTGGACAACGATATCAGGACCAACTTTGCAGAAAAAATAGAAAAAGGACTTAAAAACAGGAGAAAAGGAAAACCTACCCGTTTTGTTTTTGATAAAGATATGGACAAGGCCCTGCTGGAACTTCTTATCAGAAAACTGAATCTGACCAAGAAAGACAGCATTATTCCGGGAGGAAAAATCCATAATTTCAAACATTTCATGGACTTTCCGGACGTCTTTGAAACCTATGAAAGACCTGTAGAAAGAACTTCATTTACCCACCAGGCTTTTGAGCATGGGGAAAGAGTTACAGATGTAATCATGAAGGAAGATGTACTTCTTACCTTCCCTTATCATAAATACAATCCGGTGATTGACCTTCTGCGTGAGGCAGCAATGGATCCGGATGTAAAATCTATACAGATTACCGCTTACCGTCTGGCAAGCAACTCAAAAATCATCAACGCACTCATCTATGCGGCCAGAAATGGTAAGGAGGTTACCGTAATGCTTGAACTTCAGGCCAGGTTTGATGAAGAATCCAATCTGGAATGGAAAGATATGCTGGAACCGGAAGGAATTACTGTTCTTATTGGAATTCCTAACAAAAAAGTACATGCCAAATTGTGTGTCATCAAAAAAAGATCGCACAATAAAACCATTCAATACGGATTTGTAAGCACCGGAAACTTCAACGAAAAAACGGCCCGCATCTACGGAGACCATTTGCTGATGACTTCTGACAGGGGCATCATGGCAGATATTAATAAGGTATTCAATGTGCTGAAAAAACCAAAGGACGATTTTCTTCCGGTTTTAAAAACATGCAAAAACTTATTAGTCTGTCCGCAGTTTATGCGTGATAAGATTTTTCATCATATAGACAAGGAAATTGAAGAAGCCAAAGCAGGAAGAAAGGCAGAAATCATTGTAAAAGTAAACTCTTTAAGTGACAGGCTGCTGATTGAAAGATTATATGATGCAGCCAAAGCAGGGGTTATCATAAGACTGATCGTAAGAGGTATTTATTGTGCCGTAAACCAGAAGGAATTTAAAGAGAAGATTAAAGCCATCAGTATTGTTGACGAATATCTGGAACATGCCCGGGTAATGTATTTCTATAACAAAGGAGCAGAAGATATGTATATTTCCTCCGCAGACTGGATGACCAGAAACCTTGATTACAGAATAGAAGCCGCTGCCAGGATCACAGACAAAAACCTTAAAAAAGAATTGAAAGATATCCTGGACATCCAGCTCAGAGATAACGTCAAAGCAAGGATCTTAGACAAAAGGCTGAGCAATGAATATGTAAGAAATGATAAAAAAGAATGCCGATCACAAATAGAAACCTATAAATATTTGAAAGCTAAAACGAATAAAAAATGA
- a CDS encoding Ppx/GppA phosphatase family protein: MKIAAIDIGSNAARLLINEVKINNRKPEFIKLNLLRIPLRLGMDVFTIGKIGPEREKMVIDSMKIFSDLMKIYKVDHYRACATSAMRDAANGNEIISQVKETSGINIEIISGDEEATLIYENHVAEGLDKEFAYLYIDVGGGSTELTFYENGKMVYERSFNIGTIRLLNNLVTIDNWKEMKEEIRKNINSKKPIVAIGSGGNINKVFSMSKTKDGKPMSLSHLKKVHKEFNELSVEERMTKYSLREDRADVLVHALNIFNNIMSWSDINRIFVPKISVADGLIQNIYSQLQHRK; encoded by the coding sequence ATGAAAATAGCAGCGATAGACATAGGAAGTAATGCAGCCCGACTTCTTATCAATGAAGTAAAGATCAACAACAGAAAACCTGAATTCATCAAACTTAACCTTCTCAGAATCCCTCTGAGGCTGGGAATGGATGTATTCACCATCGGAAAAATAGGCCCGGAAAGAGAAAAAATGGTCATTGATTCTATGAAGATTTTCAGTGACCTGATGAAAATCTATAAAGTAGACCACTACAGAGCCTGTGCCACCAGTGCCATGCGTGACGCTGCCAATGGAAACGAGATCATCAGCCAGGTGAAGGAAACTTCCGGAATCAATATTGAGATCATCTCTGGAGACGAAGAGGCCACCCTGATCTATGAAAACCACGTAGCTGAAGGTCTTGACAAAGAATTTGCCTACCTGTATATTGACGTGGGAGGAGGTTCCACAGAGCTTACTTTCTATGAAAACGGTAAAATGGTATACGAAAGATCCTTCAATATCGGAACGATCCGCCTTCTGAACAACCTGGTTACAATAGACAACTGGAAAGAAATGAAGGAAGAGATCAGAAAAAATATCAACAGCAAAAAACCAATCGTAGCCATCGGTTCAGGAGGAAATATCAATAAGGTATTCTCCATGAGCAAGACGAAAGACGGCAAACCCATGTCTTTATCACATCTCAAGAAGGTTCACAAAGAGTTCAATGAGCTTTCTGTGGAAGAAAGAATGACAAAATACAGCCTCAGAGAAGACAGAGCCGATGTTTTGGTTCATGCCCTGAACATTTTCAACAATATCATGTCATGGTCTGATATCAACCGCATCTTTGTCCCGAAAATTTCAGTTGCAGACGGATTGATCCAGAATATCTACAGCCAGTTACAGCACAGAAAATAA
- a CDS encoding NAD-dependent epimerase/dehydratase family protein: MDSIKIILTGATGMVGEGVLMECLENPNVSGILSISRKPSGKKHPKLKEYLIPDFLSINIHDENLKGYDACFFCAGISSVGMNEDEYTKITYDTTIRFAEAVLHQNPEMVFSYVSGAGTDSTESGKLMWARVKGRTENALKKMNFRGAYNFRPGFMKPVDGQLNVKWFFKPFIWIFPVFLPTKSLTLHEVGRAMISVTQKGYPTATLEIRDIKNLAI; this comes from the coding sequence ATGGACTCAATAAAAATAATTCTTACCGGCGCTACAGGAATGGTAGGTGAAGGTGTTTTAATGGAATGCCTTGAAAATCCCAATGTTTCCGGAATACTCAGTATAAGCAGAAAACCGTCAGGAAAAAAGCATCCTAAGCTGAAGGAATATCTCATCCCTGACTTTCTGTCAATCAATATCCATGATGAAAATCTGAAAGGCTATGATGCCTGTTTCTTCTGTGCCGGGATCAGCAGTGTAGGGATGAATGAAGATGAATATACTAAAATTACTTATGATACCACTATCCGCTTTGCAGAAGCAGTACTTCATCAGAATCCGGAAATGGTTTTCAGCTATGTATCCGGAGCAGGTACAGACAGCACAGAAAGCGGAAAGCTGATGTGGGCAAGGGTAAAAGGAAGAACAGAGAATGCTCTGAAAAAAATGAACTTCAGAGGAGCTTACAATTTCAGACCCGGATTTATGAAACCTGTTGACGGCCAATTGAATGTAAAATGGTTTTTCAAACCTTTTATTTGGATTTTCCCTGTTTTTTTACCGACAAAATCATTAACTTTACACGAAGTAGGAAGAGCAATGATCAGTGTCACACAAAAGGGATATCCTACAGCAACTTTAGAAATTAGAGATATTAAAAATTTAGCGATATGA
- a CDS encoding TolC family protein: protein MNLSFRALILWLGCPALSFAQLTSLEDVLLRAEKNYQSIKKKEINIKASQERLKHQRTYYLPEVTLMAQQNFGTINAQNGPMYSQGGPGISSTSMPLADQNWNSAFGSLYLTNINWNVYTFGKLKSKENIEIADTEVQKADLNQEIFQHQVKTAAAYFNLLVSQRLENVQYENYKRSEVIYTIAKARAESGLIPEVDASLAKAEMSGAQTATINANDHVLEYNKKLADLLAENFTDYQLDHYFSKNTPSLVMKTSAVENHPSALWVAQKINKSKQQETHLNTLKLPSVSLFGAFQGRGSGFGWNYVQDNTAFSQSYLKGVGVDRMNYIVGVNLSWNLTDFYRTGFKVSEQKLITKALDFDYHQLQQELSSQQSLSESQYKNALAKVKESRIQMQAANDAFRQQKALYENGLTTIVDFTQALYLLNRAEINYEIAQNNSWQAVLLIAASKGDISILTQAITQ, encoded by the coding sequence ATGAATTTATCATTCAGAGCACTCATCTTATGGCTGGGCTGCCCTGCCCTGTCCTTTGCCCAACTGACAAGTCTGGAGGACGTATTGCTAAGGGCAGAAAAAAATTACCAGTCTATCAAAAAAAAGGAAATCAATATAAAAGCTTCCCAGGAAAGGCTAAAACATCAGAGAACCTATTATCTTCCGGAAGTGACCTTAATGGCTCAGCAGAACTTCGGAACGATCAATGCACAGAATGGTCCTATGTACAGCCAGGGTGGTCCCGGCATCTCTTCAACCTCAATGCCTCTTGCAGATCAGAACTGGAACTCAGCATTCGGAAGCCTGTATCTCACCAATATCAATTGGAATGTCTACACCTTTGGAAAACTTAAATCCAAAGAAAATATTGAGATAGCAGATACAGAAGTACAGAAAGCAGATCTGAACCAGGAAATTTTTCAGCATCAGGTAAAAACGGCGGCAGCTTATTTTAATCTTCTTGTAAGCCAGCGTCTGGAAAATGTTCAGTACGAAAATTACAAACGCTCAGAAGTTATCTATACTATTGCCAAAGCAAGAGCAGAAAGCGGCCTGATCCCGGAAGTGGATGCTTCGCTTGCCAAAGCGGAAATGTCCGGCGCACAAACTGCAACCATCAATGCCAATGACCATGTACTGGAATACAATAAAAAACTGGCAGATCTGCTGGCAGAAAACTTTACAGATTATCAGTTGGATCATTATTTCAGTAAAAACACACCGTCTCTGGTGATGAAAACCTCAGCTGTTGAAAACCATCCAAGCGCTCTATGGGTTGCACAGAAGATCAATAAAAGCAAACAACAGGAAACTCATTTAAATACATTAAAATTGCCGTCAGTTTCTCTCTTTGGGGCATTCCAGGGCCGGGGATCCGGTTTCGGGTGGAATTATGTTCAGGATAATACGGCTTTTTCACAATCTTACCTGAAGGGAGTTGGAGTAGACAGGATGAATTATATTGTCGGGGTCAACCTCAGCTGGAACCTTACTGATTTTTACAGAACCGGCTTTAAGGTCAGCGAACAGAAGCTGATTACAAAAGCACTGGATTTTGATTATCATCAGCTGCAGCAGGAATTATCCAGCCAGCAAAGCCTTTCAGAATCCCAATATAAAAATGCTTTGGCCAAAGTGAAAGAATCCCGGATTCAGATGCAGGCTGCCAACGATGCCTTCCGTCAGCAGAAAGCATTGTATGAAAACGGATTGACAACCATTGTTGACTTTACCCAGGCCCTGTATCTGCTGAACCGTGCCGAGATCAATTATGAAATTGCCCAGAACAATTCCTGGCAGGCTGTTTTACTGATAGCCGCATCGAAAGGTGATATTTCTATTCTGACTCAGGCAATTACCCAATAA
- a CDS encoding DUF3060 domain-containing protein, whose translation MKNIKTIGVLAFLLTGTGVAFAQSSKVESIKGVAQSDGNKKVEVEGVGHKLNYTLNGGTVEVSGGDNTVTVKGSAKKVSVSGTGNKVYIDRVDKVAIEGGGNTVYYRTSGTKSGKPDASLTGVGNKVVKQ comes from the coding sequence ATGAAAAATATTAAAACGATAGGCGTTCTTGCCTTCTTGCTGACCGGAACAGGAGTTGCATTTGCTCAATCCAGCAAAGTAGAATCCATAAAAGGCGTAGCACAATCCGATGGCAATAAAAAAGTAGAAGTGGAGGGCGTAGGCCATAAACTTAACTATACCCTTAACGGAGGAACGGTAGAAGTTTCAGGAGGGGATAATACGGTTACCGTGAAAGGAAGTGCCAAAAAGGTTTCCGTTTCAGGAACAGGCAATAAAGTCTATATCGACAGGGTAGATAAAGTTGCCATAGAAGGTGGTGGCAATACCGTATACTACAGAACTTCTGGAACAAAATCAGGAAAACCGGATGCCTCACTTACAGGGGTGGGAAATAAGGTAGTAAAACAATAA
- a CDS encoding choice-of-anchor I family protein — protein MINNYLLKGSVIAAFFFQSALSGQTLIHYWNFNNNTSEASVTTPSSTLVNGSLTAIAGGTSIIDFANGTGQNFNVDNLNARNSDPSGTHLRFNNPIGGALQFTIPTTGYQNIVVKFSTRRSGQGAGTQTWFYSTDGTTFVPYQTVNPQDANPQLVTLDFSAVPGASDNPNFKLKVEFTATGGGTGGNNRFDNFTVDASPAGGADTTPPTVTYLPAHNTNNASTAVNPTIAFNENVRLTDNSAINDSNAQSLVEFRLGNATGTQVPFTTAFSNNTITLIPASGLVPGQTYYVALKPNMVEDFSDNGVTSVTSSTFTTAGTTISLDKNFIKVNENAGNLAFKINIANPSAATVNLVVKPAPFSTADNNDFTLVNQTINITPSTNSYTVTIPIIDDSLEEQQAEYFVVSLENPSGATISGDNSATVYIVDNDKQAPVPSQQIQLNYIGSFDPSGNNSSSTEIVVHDPATQRLFTISSLTDVFDIIDFSTPSTPSVVKTVNMAAYGGITSIAVKNGIIAAASPNTNPQQNGSVVFFDINGNFLKQVSVGALPDMVTFTPDGTKVVTANEGEPNDAYTTDPEGTISIIDISGGIGNLTQSHVTTLNFNNFDSQVAALTATGLRKVRTNNTLSQDLEPEYVTISADSQKAWVTLQENNAIAEVNLSTKTITGIWGLGKKDMSLPGNGFDASDNNGEILIANWPVKAYYVPDAVQNYKVGNTQYIVTANEGDEKDLSGYSERTTVGANSYILDPAIFPNSALLKASHNLGRFRVSSATGNTDGDTDFEEMAALGARSFSIFNADTRQIVYDSGDQFERYIAASHPLLFNVDNESNAVKNRSRAKGPEPEGVALGTINGQTYAFITLERTGGVMVYNITDPNNPTFTDYKHSRSTSAYGGDNGPEGIIYIAPENTTTNKGYVIIANEISGTLSMYEVAMPPTLGTVETKSETATFNIFPNPVNKGNTLYFNRKQDYELYDMSGKLIGKEKNALTINTAALSAGVYLVKTSEGHLKRIIVQ, from the coding sequence ATGATCAACAACTACCTATTAAAAGGGTCTGTCATTGCCGCATTCTTTTTTCAGAGCGCACTTTCCGGACAGACGCTGATCCATTACTGGAATTTTAACAACAATACTTCCGAAGCCTCTGTCACAACTCCTTCTTCTACCCTTGTCAATGGTTCCCTTACAGCCATAGCGGGTGGCACAAGTATCATCGATTTTGCGAACGGTACCGGACAGAACTTTAATGTGGATAATCTGAATGCCAGAAACAGTGATCCTTCCGGAACTCACCTGAGATTCAACAATCCTATCGGAGGAGCCCTGCAGTTTACTATTCCGACAACGGGATACCAGAACATTGTTGTGAAGTTTTCTACCCGGAGATCCGGTCAGGGAGCAGGAACACAGACATGGTTTTACTCAACAGACGGAACTACGTTTGTTCCGTATCAGACCGTGAATCCTCAGGATGCCAATCCACAGCTGGTTACTTTAGATTTTTCAGCCGTTCCGGGAGCTTCCGATAATCCCAATTTCAAACTAAAAGTTGAATTTACCGCTACCGGAGGAGGAACAGGGGGTAACAACCGCTTTGATAATTTCACAGTAGACGCAAGCCCAGCAGGAGGTGCGGATACCACTCCGCCCACTGTTACCTATCTTCCGGCCCATAATACCAATAATGCCTCTACCGCTGTAAATCCGACAATCGCTTTTAACGAAAATGTAAGACTTACAGATAATTCAGCAATCAACGATTCTAATGCACAAAGCCTAGTAGAATTCCGTCTGGGAAATGCTACAGGTACACAGGTTCCCTTCACCACTGCTTTCAGCAACAACACCATCACCCTAATCCCTGCATCCGGCTTAGTGCCGGGACAGACCTATTATGTAGCACTTAAACCCAATATGGTTGAGGATTTCAGTGATAATGGAGTAACGTCAGTAACGTCCAGTACTTTTACCACAGCAGGTACCACCATTTCTTTAGATAAAAATTTCATTAAAGTCAATGAAAATGCAGGAAACCTGGCATTTAAAATCAATATTGCAAACCCTTCAGCTGCTACAGTCAATCTTGTTGTGAAGCCGGCTCCTTTCAGCACGGCAGATAATAATGACTTTACATTAGTGAATCAAACGATCAATATCACGCCTTCCACCAACAGTTATACCGTTACTATTCCTATTATTGACGACAGCCTGGAAGAGCAGCAGGCTGAATATTTCGTGGTAAGCCTTGAAAATCCGTCCGGAGCGACCATTTCCGGAGATAATTCAGCAACGGTTTATATTGTGGATAATGATAAACAGGCCCCTGTACCTTCCCAGCAGATCCAGCTGAATTATATAGGAAGTTTTGATCCGTCAGGCAACAATAGCAGCTCTACGGAGATTGTTGTTCATGATCCTGCAACCCAGCGTTTATTTACAATCAGCTCACTTACGGATGTTTTTGATATTATTGATTTCAGCACACCTTCCACACCATCAGTTGTAAAAACAGTCAACATGGCTGCGTATGGAGGTATTACAAGTATTGCTGTGAAAAACGGAATCATCGCTGCCGCTTCCCCGAATACCAATCCGCAACAAAACGGATCTGTCGTATTCTTTGACATCAACGGAAACTTCCTGAAGCAGGTTTCTGTAGGGGCTCTTCCGGATATGGTTACCTTCACACCTGACGGTACAAAAGTAGTTACGGCCAATGAAGGGGAACCCAATGATGCCTACACTACAGATCCTGAAGGGACCATCAGTATCATCGATATTTCAGGAGGAATTGGAAACCTTACCCAGTCTCATGTGACCACTCTTAATTTCAATAATTTTGATTCCCAGGTGGCAGCATTAACGGCTACAGGATTAAGAAAAGTAAGAACCAACAATACTCTTTCCCAGGATCTGGAGCCGGAATACGTAACCATCAGTGCAGACAGCCAGAAAGCATGGGTAACCCTGCAGGAAAACAATGCTATCGCTGAGGTTAATCTTTCCACGAAAACAATCACCGGAATCTGGGGACTGGGCAAAAAAGATATGAGCCTTCCGGGTAATGGCTTCGATGCTTCAGACAATAACGGAGAAATATTGATCGCCAACTGGCCGGTAAAGGCCTATTACGTTCCTGATGCCGTACAGAATTACAAGGTCGGGAATACCCAATATATTGTAACGGCTAATGAAGGTGATGAAAAAGACCTTTCAGGATATAGCGAAAGAACAACTGTAGGAGCTAACAGTTATATTTTAGATCCGGCAATTTTCCCTAATTCAGCACTATTAAAAGCTTCTCATAATTTAGGAAGATTCAGGGTTTCATCTGCTACCGGAAATACGGACGGAGATACAGACTTTGAAGAAATGGCGGCACTGGGAGCACGATCATTCTCAATTTTCAATGCAGATACCAGGCAGATTGTATATGACAGCGGGGACCAGTTCGAAAGATATATTGCAGCCAGCCATCCTTTGCTGTTCAATGTTGACAATGAATCCAATGCCGTTAAAAACAGAAGCCGTGCAAAAGGACCGGAACCTGAAGGAGTGGCATTAGGAACCATTAACGGACAGACTTACGCTTTCATTACCCTTGAACGGACCGGAGGAGTAATGGTCTACAATATTACAGATCCTAACAACCCTACCTTCACAGATTATAAACATTCCCGTTCTACCTCTGCGTACGGCGGAGACAACGGCCCGGAAGGAATTATTTACATCGCTCCGGAAAATACCACAACCAATAAAGGCTATGTCATCATTGCCAATGAGATCAGCGGAACATTATCAATGTATGAAGTGGCAATGCCACCAACTTTAGGAACGGTTGAAACAAAATCAGAAACAGCAACCTTCAATATATTCCCTAATCCTGTGAACAAAGGAAATACACTTTATTTCAACAGAAAGCAGGATTATGAATTGTATGATATGTCAGGAAAACTGATCGGAAAAGAGAAAAATGCTTTAACAATCAATACTGCAGCTCTTTCTGCAGGTGTTTACCTTGTGAAAACTTCAGAAGGACATTTGAAGAGAATCATTGTACAGTAA
- a CDS encoding T9SS type A sorting domain-containing protein yields MGKFLSLFLFLLVSIGGIKSQTLTFEYESGGNQIVRKYCAMCVALKNAMTEQRITQKEFPPEEYQVKIYPNPTKGKVNLVWSAELGKMIQKVEFVAYNFTQYRELPFDRRENKILLDLSEHPIGMYVVVFHLNSGEKLTYKILKQ; encoded by the coding sequence ATGGGAAAATTTTTATCGTTATTTCTTTTCTTATTGGTTTCAATAGGAGGGATAAAGTCACAGACGCTCACATTTGAATATGAAAGTGGCGGAAATCAGATTGTAAGGAAGTATTGTGCAATGTGTGTCGCTCTTAAGAATGCAATGACCGAGCAACGGATCACCCAAAAAGAGTTTCCTCCCGAGGAATACCAGGTTAAAATTTATCCAAACCCTACAAAAGGTAAAGTAAATCTGGTCTGGTCTGCTGAATTAGGCAAAATGATTCAAAAAGTGGAATTTGTTGCCTATAATTTTACCCAGTACCGGGAGCTTCCTTTTGACAGGAGAGAGAATAAGATCTTATTGGATCTTTCAGAACATCCGATAGGAATGTACGTTGTGGTTTTTCATCTGAACAGCGGAGAAAAACTTACTTACAAGATCTTGAAACAATAA